In Cryptomeria japonica chromosome 1, Sugi_1.0, whole genome shotgun sequence, the sequence atgaaataaagaTATAAGTATAATAAGTACACCATGTAAAGATCATATTAATAATGCCAAAGAGATTTCATCCtgaaaaatataatttataagAGTAGCATAGAAACATAGTGCCATGAAAGGGCCAATGTAAAGAAAAATGTAAGTATTCAAGGAATATAAGAAATGATCATGAATATGTTATCCAAAAGTGGGGGATATAATCTAATTGTCATGGAGAAAAGAGATAAGATATAATAAATATACGATTAAACTATAAGATATCACAAACATGGAATAGTAAAAGATAAAGGATGATGCTATACAAATTAAAATTAGAATAAAAATGAGAAATCTAAAAAAAAGGGGTCAAGATAGTGGCATACAATAATAGAAAGCAtgcaaaggaggatattataacaAATATATCTATAAAATGGACATAACATAAAACCAAAAATTAAAATTATCTATATTTTGGTCAACATGATGAGACTATTTTTCAGGAATTTCATAAATTTTCATCATCCTTAATTCATAGGAATAAGAAAAAATAAgacacaaaagaaaaaaagaaaatgaaaataacaTGGACAATAAAACTATATGTTCATCATCACTTGTGCAAACATGCACCTCTAAAAGCATATTTGCATCAGCCACATGTTAATGATGAACATGGAAACATAACAAACATAAAAGGAAAAATGGATTTAAAAGCTACACTAGGATATTTAAGGCCTCAATAATTATATTTGAATAACCTTCTTTCACAAAATTCATCCTTGAAACCAAATTATGAGTTTCAATGCAATTAAGAACTTTGAAAATCCTTTTTgttacatcttcttcatcactatgCAGAGTAGCTCTTTTGATGAATAAATTATAGAGAGCGTAATTTGTCAAGAAAAATACTTGGGGAATTAACCAATTTGACCATTTTTATAAATAACAGCATTAACAAGACAAGACCAAGAAATAACAAATTACATACTAACGTGTACAACTAGTATCAAGTAAAGAACAATGACACACATTAGATAACATCTTCTTTTCTTTAGGAAAGGTCATACAAGAATAATAATTAACTCTATCTTGGGATTGTACAACAAAGACAATAAATAATACAAATATGGAACATGCAATCATGAGAAAAAAACACACATATTGATGGGTTTACTTACAACATAATAGACCCCAAAAATAACATTGATTTAGTTCTGAGTTCACATAGGGTCTCAAATGAGACATCTCATACTCAATTGAACTATGATATGGATTAACAACACAAAGTAATCCCAGTGTGACATATTATATATAACCACCATTGGGGAGATAACCAAAACCTTCAAATTAGGTGAGGAAATAAACTTGTTCCTGTGCTCAATTCACACATAAATTAAAATAGTCATAATGTGGTTAATGAAAAAAATTTACACGCAATGATAAGGATTAAATTATTTGGGAAAAAAATAGGTTTATAAAGATTGAATTTGTCTTATAGGGTGATCAGATAAAGGCATAAAATCTACATAGTATTGCATAAAACATCTACAGAGTCACGTGGAGTTTTTCATATGTAGAGTCAAGTTTAGTTTGCTATTTGTGTCTTCtctctattttaaaatattttattagattGAGTATGGAtctctattttaaaatattttattagattGAGTATGGATGTGAGAAATTTTTTGACATAAAACTATAGAGGGCATGTGAAAGTGAGAAGGGTGATATTCATAGGTTCTATCTATAATTATATAGATAATTTTTGTAAgcattttaatattatattattttttatgggAAAAAAATTATCCAGAATATTTTTCATGTATATATTATGTaatctatatatatttgtaattcttattttatttatattatatttatttgtaatgCTTAATAACCTAAGATGTAGCCCAACTTATGTGTTACTTGAGCATTGAAGTAATTCTCCCTATACAGTCGTCAAAAGTGTCACCATAGTCCATGATGACATTGATACAAGATAGAATGGATCTCATACTTTATAGCATAGCAATCATACTTCTTTATAGCTCCACAACAAATGACCTCTAGATAGTGGAAACTTTCTTTGCCTCACTAGTTTTTCTTTCTAAGACTACTAGTTAGTCACTCAAGAAAGTGCAAACTATTGAGGATTAGGTTTCTGATGGGGCTCTTATTGCCCGGAACCCATTCTTGATGTTGAGGATGATCCAAATATGTGAAAACTAAATGATTGTAACCCACTTCTTACTATGAGTTAGATTTGTGTCTTTCTTTCTTAACAGGGGCTCTTAGAATCTAGCCATTGAACCAACTTATGCTCGCTAATGTCTGATGTTTTCCCCCTCTGACCAGCAATACATTCTAAAGGAACTACGGGAGCAACAGACCAAAGGGGTTAaccatttattattttttttcaagTGCGTATGATAACGAGGCTCGAGGTTGTCGAACGTGTTGACGAGCATTCCCCAGCATTTACTAACTGACTGCATCTTCCCCATTAAAAACCTTATACCCATGTCGGCTGGATCTGGTTGAAGAAATCTCTCAGGCATCTGTTCCTTGGAAAATTTCACTGCAGATGATAAAATACCATCGATTATAACACTATCGCCCTCCTTTCGCAGCGTGTTTGCGGTTATGCAGCCGCAGATGGCGTGAAATACAGAGGTCCCAAAAGCCCCACATGGTGCAAAAATGACACTAATATTTCCAAATCTCTCTGCAGATTGAACAGTCCAGTCGATGCACATGTCGCTGAATATGCACACGGGTCCACGACTGCCCTGCTCTTCGAGCCACCGTTCGAAGGGCTCGCGAAGGCTCTCGACGAATGAATGAACGACAAGTGAAGATTTCCGTGGCAGAAGATCCATACTCTCGCGTCCCTCAGGCAGACCTTCAATAGCTTTGGGAGGACTTAGACCGACAAGCTGAATATCCAGATCAGCGGCTTGGCGGGATTCGTCCATGAGACCTCGTAGACGCTGCGCTATGGTGCGAGTGGTGACATAACTGACGGCGAGAGAGTGTGAAGCGAGCAATCTGGCTAAGTCAAGAGATGGGATGCTATGCCCCATTGCAGGATAGGTCACCATTACGACGTGGGGTTTTCGCGAGGTATTCATGGCTGTGCTGAGCTTCCCTGTGTTTAGTATTCTGCACAAGATTGCTTTTTAAAATATTTCTGACCAAGACGCCGCACAATCCCACCCTTACAAGTCGTACTCTATTACAAAGCTTTGATAACCCGAGGTAATACACTAGTGTTTGGTCAAGGAGACGTGCAAGGAGATAACTGAGGCAAAATCCAGTTCAATGTGATAAAGCATGGGAAAGGTTGTGAATGCAGAGGAGGAGAGGTAAAGTAGGGCACGCTAACTGGGGAAAAATCCAGTTGAATAtgacaaagaattgaaaaggttgtcTGTGCACAAGGAGGAGCAGGTAAGCCAAGGCATGCTAACCTCTAAAATCCAAATGATTTTTTTATAAATGGCCGTAAAAATTtacttatcaaaattttgaaattggttgtTTCCGAGGTCAAGGATACTTAAAAAAAGGTTGATATACCTAAAAGACAAAACAATACATGGAAGGTCAAGTGTCTTTAGGGTCCACATTATTTACTATTCTGTGGCTCAACATGTTTTTTTAAAATGGTATCAACTTTAATCAATAGTCAATTATAACTAACATTTGTATTTTTAGAAGATTCATAGAATATATAAAtaggaaattaaaaataaaatttaaatatattttaatattatattagaTGAAGTATTACTGTAAATATAagaatatcatatatatatattaaataaattacaatGTTACAATTTCAGCTACACAAGACAAGTGGTATTTTTTAGGTCAAAATTGAACACAAGCATGGAATTTTGCGAACAAGTTTGTGCTTATAGCTAACATATCAGAATTAACAACTTCCAAACAAAATCTACTATTATGCTTTAATTACATGTTACGATTCGAAAATGATTATatcgaacacacacacacacacacccatatACATAGCGAAAAATGTAGTTTACAAAGAAGACACACACAAACACGCTTTTTAACATAAAAGGATGTACATGCCCAAATTGATTAATTGATTTAGAATATGGACCAAATTGTAAGGCTTCTTTAATCCATGAAAACTTGCATAATCAAAGCctaaaactaaaaagaaatctGAAATATTGATGAATTTTGTCACTAGGGGAAGAGGAAGCACTAAATgatcaaacaaaaaaaatagtGGAATTAAATTCATGTGCATATTTGTAAACttagattttgaatttaatttttgtaACGATTTGAGTTGAAGCATAGGTTTGTGTGGCTAAGAGGAGAGGAGAATGTCCACAaatcaaatattttatttctattatgTCAATAAACATTTTACAATTATAATAAAAGAAGTGTGCAATGGTGTTAAAAAAGTacatacaaatatgaatatatgaAATCTAAaagagtttttaattttattttggtcAATTATCTTTTTGTTTGTAAACACAAGttacataaaaattaaaatatttaataaaaatttaatcatTCTAACgaagataaaaaaataaagagaTACAATATAAAGTGgtgaaaaaaattggaaaaagattTATTGCATTATTATAATGCAATGAAATACCTATTCAataaatagttttaaaatatattttaaataaaaattaaaagaaataattattcacGTTGAAtctaaataaaagaaaaataatcgaaaacataattattaaaaatatatatatttttaaaagttacaattatagaaaattaaattaaaaaaaattataatttagcaCAAACATATCATAAATTTAAAATACTTTTGCCCTAATTTTTCAAGTATGTGAAAGAACAGTAATAATTTTAAAATAGGAGGATTGTAACAAATGTCTACTCAATACTGAGATTCTTTCTTCACAAGATGAAAAATTTACATTGCTAAAATTCTTATTCACAACTAACGAGACGAGAAGCAAAAGAGCTCACAAAATTTATGtgagaaaaaatatcaaaaaagaatTACATATCTTGTTGTGAAGAATTTATAAAGCTAAAAGCTTCTTAACAactaaatctataaaaaaaaatcaatgctcTGCCATGAAAAAATCAATTGATATTTAGCAGTCCTATACAATGTAACTTTACAGAGTATGAACTCATGTAAATCTATATGAGAAAATATAAAGGTAGGGATTTAAGTCATTTTAATGgacaaaaataattataaatgagtgtgtgtgtgtgtgtgtgtgtgtgtgtgtgtgtgtgtgtgtgtgtgtgagagagagagagagagagagagagagagagatccataCAAATTTGTGTGGAGGATAGTGATTGCCTATTGCCATAAGTTGAGATGCgaggaaaaaaaaaattctaggttgGGAGTCACATCTTAAATGTGAAGACTTGCAGAACCTGGAAAGTTTGAGTTGTACATGTTGGCATTTTGAATAAATCTTGTTGAGCCAAACTTAAGATGGTATTTTATCACTTTAtaaaaaattaggattatgtaatcCTTGCTAAGCAAGTATTCATAACTTAGTCACTAAGTGCTCTACTCTGATGGGAAATTCGCACTAAGTAAAAATTCAGAATGTGAAATAATATGAACAAAGAAGGTAGCTAGGTAGGTAGATCATACTACCAACTCAACAGGTCAAAATTCTTGATCATCGCATGAATTGCAACTACCTAGGTAAACACCATTCCACTTGGGTCTGGTCAGCCATGGGGAAacaaaaacttggcaaataggaaaATGATAGAGGGGAAGCTGTAAGGAGGATTTGAGGAAATCTTGAATGAAGTGGAGACCAAATAGGAAGAATAAGCCCACATCTGACTTAAAAACCAAATGGATAAAAAGGAATAGGGCAGGACTTATCAACCCAAAACTAAAGGATGGATCAGTGAATTGGAGAAATCTAATCCAAGCAAGGAAAAACCATGACAAAGAAGCACCCTACCCTAAATTATCCTTCAATAAAAGATCAATGAGTCAAACAAACAAAGGAAAGGAATGGTATTCTTCACATAATTACAAAGTAGATACTACTTTTGCCTTCTAGACTCTAAAAAGAAGGAGTTGGTGTTTTGTTCATAACTTCATCATATGGAGTCAAAATCAGGAAAACAAGATATCGTTGGAAAGAAGATTTAGAAGATGATCTCAATCTAGAGGTTGTTTTGTCAGATTGTATGCCAATTTTTCATACTAGGCCTCCAAATTCAGACTTCAATTTTTCACTTTCAGAGCCATAACTTGAGCAACCAGactctatttttctactttttcacatCATAAGAAACCTCTTAGAGTCCTCTATTCAGATCTATAGTCAAATCTTCTAGAATATTTACTATGTACTTAGTGAtctcattttttttcatttctcaATTTTGTGATTTCTCAGCTTATACAAGTGCAAAAGGGTTCATTTTTCCTGTTGTGGCAGGGAGTAGAATCATCATCTTTCATATTCCTTCATTTCTTTAACCCTAGAATTATGGTGGATCCTTCTATTAAGTAACTCACCCCTCATAACTACCATAGTTGGAAGACTACAATGACCAAATTTTTTCAATCTAGGGGTTTATGGTCTTGTTTAGATGAGACCCAACCCAACTTGACTAGTGAGTTTGAGATCATTCAATGTAGGGACAAGATCGATTAAGCTGTGATTTTGATTGGCCTGCATGTTTTAGATAGTCTCCAATTTCACATTGATTTAGTTGCACCACTCCTAGGACTATGTGGCTTAAATTTCAGCAGTTTTTTGGGGGTATTTATGAGTTTTGTGCATTTCAACTTGAGACAAATTGGACATCATTGacacctgattcatttccttccatTGAGGACTTTTTGGATAAGTTCAAATCCATGAAATCATAGTTCCAAGGTTGTAACAAGCAAAAGACTGACAAGGATTGCATCTTCCTGATTCTATCTAGGCTTTGAGGCCAATTTTAGTTCTTTGCTTCATCATTCTATTCCATCATGGATGCTTTGGGTATGAAATTCACTATGCCTTTATTTGAGGTGTTCTGTAAGTGATTGACATGGGAGTAGGACAAGCTATCATAACTTTATTCAATTTTTGGTTCCAAATCTTAGTCCTTGGTTGCTTAGACTCCTACATCTATAgggaaatagaagaagcaaaagtaAAAGACCAAAGATACACAATATACTCCTCTATCTCTAGAGACATGAGGACATGATTCAGATTATTCCACCTCTTCCAAGAGGTCTTCATCCAAGAAGGAAAAGCCTAAGTGTTCTTATTACATGGTCAAGTCAAGACATGATGAGAATAAATGTTATGCGAATCAGATTGATGAGTTGAAATAGCTTCTTCAAAAGATAATATTTAGTTGCCTTCATCTAGTGCACCCTCTTCCACCACTTCAAGATCTGTACATTCTAGGTCTTCTTCATCGGCATGTGGTGTAGACAATATGGAAGGTCATGCCCTCTTTTCATTTACACATTCTTTGTCTTCCAAGTGGCATCATTAGAGGGTATGTTCTATACTCTTGAGCATCATTCATTTTCACAAATTTTGATTGGGTAATAACACTTACATGAGTGTTAATAGGAGTAGTTCTATTGAGGTTGATGGTAGCACATTCAATAATGTTCTTTGTGTCCTTGCATTATCTTCTAACATTCTTTCCATCTACAAGATTACTCATAGTGAGACAAGTAAGACAATTGAGTTCACCCTTGATTCAGTGCTCATTAGAGATTTGCATAGTAGATATCTTGTTGTAGTTGGTAGTGTTGATCATTCATCCTGATTGTATGAGTTCTCTCATTTTTCTCCTATTGAGCATGTAGTTCCATTGATTGGTCCTATCTCTCATGCATCAAGAGTGGCTCAAAAATATGAggagaggtttggtcacttgaacctatgtgCACTTTAGTCATCCATAGTGGTTCCTAAGACTTGTTTTATCCTACTCCTCCTCCTCCTTTAGAGATTAGTTCAGTTTAGCAATTTGATAGTTCCCTTCCAGTTTCAATAGAGTGGGATGAGTATTTTCTAGATATTGCAACATTGTTTGATAATTCACACACTCTAGACATCAGGGATATGATTAAGTATATTTCATTCCTCCATGGTGGTAGTTTGAGCATTCTTGTCATCCCATCTTTAGTGCCTTAAGAGGTTGTTCAGTAGGTATCTTCACAactatttggatttgtttcaattTATTTGGCATCTTTTGCTTTAGAAAGTTGGACAATTGAGTAGTCTTACATGGCACACATCATGATActtttccttccatctccttttaTGGAGTTGTTTTAGCCTTGGCCACTTGGTTTGTTTTTTTGTAAGGAGAGGAATGTGGTTTTCTGCTCTTGGATCTCCATCAACATTCGTATTCAAGCCTTAATCTTTGACATTGAAGCTTCTTCATTACGGAGGGGATACATTGTCTCCTTTTTTCTCTTCTATGGGGGAAATATTGATTGTACTTATGTGACTGATTCAACACTTGGGAGACCACTTGGAGTCTTAatcttagtcacatgtagtacctttttcatttcattgcatctctcacttttggaggggttttttcccatgtggttatTTTCCTTTTCTCCATTTAGGGAGAACTTATTGGTGTGAGGTGCATTGGTATGAATATGAGTACCTGATCAAGGCTAGTTGTTGAGACCCATTCATGCATGCATGTTgcattcatcattatctctttagcttatccctaagttaatcttaagggggggtgttggagtaattaaaaaaattatctaattatttattaattaggtcctttaatttatttttcacttaagctaaacttaggtggtTTTTGTTATCAAGAGTTTTCTTTTCCATTATTAGTTCTAAATATAGTTGAGCtcaatttagctcctactttgtatTTCTTTAGTTCCCCTTATTTTAGTATTAGGTTTTGCACCtaaggtttcattcatcctttataaggattcattcattcattgtaattgtgtcTCCAATTTgttttgtgcaataatacaaaattttTTGGTTGTCAAAGAGCATACAATTTTTGCTTGACCTCTTTTAGGTGATAAGTGTTTTCTTGTAGATGAATCTAGCTCCTTTGgttcatcatcaacttctataTTTTCTTCTTCATTTTCCAACCTCTCAATATCCTTGAGTATAAGAATCGGTTTACCTTTAGAGGAAACTAGGCAATCCATTAGAGCAACCAACAAAATGTATGTGACTTAGGTTAACTATATACAAGTTGTGATAGCCAAACTCAACCCAATGGCAAAATAAGAATTGCTTACTTTTTTATTGTCCATTGGGTGCAAGCCATCCAATTCATTCATGCCTCCACATGAACCGTGGATCTCATGCAACATGTTCACTTTTTAACCCTTCATTGTTGGATAAACTTGTCTAGCATGTCATTAAGCCCACGTTGATTACCTCTAATGTAATAACTTTCACCCTTTTATCCACATTATTAAGTaataaataactttattttattttttaatgatgTGACTCATGTGGAGATAACTATTAGGAGGGATTTTTCAAGTGAAAATGTTTTAACCATTCAAAATATGTTTAATGTGCATTTAACAGTCATTTTGATTTTGGCTTTGATTTTATATATACGATGTGTattatttactatttttagtaggaaTAAGGTGTAAAACTATTATTAATTTTTTGACCATTATAAAGTGTGATGTTTAAG encodes:
- the LOC131075722 gene encoding UDP-glycosyltransferase 73C1-like; amino-acid sequence: MVTYPAMGHSIPSLDLARLLASHSLAVSYVTTRTIAQRLRGLMDESRQAADLDIQLVGLSPPKAIEGLPEGRESMDLLPRKSSLVVHSFVESLREPFERWLEEQGSRGPVCIFSDMCIDWTVQSAERFGNISVIFAPCGAFGTSVFHAICGCITANTLRKEGDSVIIDGILSSAVKFSKEQMPERFLQPDPADMGIRFLMGKMQSVSKCWGMLVNTFDNLEPRYHTHLKKNNKWLTPLVCCSRSSFRMYCWSEGENIRH